In the genome of Pseudopipra pipra isolate bDixPip1 chromosome 4, bDixPip1.hap1, whole genome shotgun sequence, one region contains:
- the UFSP2 gene encoding ufm1-specific protease 2 isoform X2: MRPRPGPAPAAALTDVVILEAMDILFRIRGGLDLAFQLATTDEASTKKALGYVFSDLANKLSSEVLVLRICHSSVYVWPNNGMTTVPDLTDESACKEITRFIQFDQDDETKRKPGKKKDKKLQDTQQIVNVDLMLEMTSSLAALAPVIERENKEHHYINMTLPVDVVVSVSPEETWGKVQNLLVKAIHGQLDDMERCIMKYVKGTSIVVPEQFHFMLPGKNHLVTISYPTGISDDQLESYRKELHGLYNLPCDRPYFKRANAYHFPDEPYKDGYLRNPHVHLNSPGMEPGMVYLVHGVYSYHHYMQDRTDDSGWGCAYRSLQTICSWFKHQGYIDRPIPTHKEIQQALVDAGDKPAAFVGSRQWIGSIEVQLVLNQLFGITSKILFVSKGSELALQGRELANHFKTEGTPIMIGGGILAHTILGVAWNEITGQIKYLILDPHYTGGEDLHAVLEKGCCGWKGPEFWNKDAYYNLCLPQRPKAI, translated from the exons ATGCGCCCGcgcccgggcccggcccccgcgGCGGCTCTGACGGACGTG gTAATTCTAGAAGCTATGGATATACTCTTCAGAATAAGAGGAGGCTTGGATCTTGCATTTCAGCTAGCAACTACTGATG AGGCATCAACAAAAAAGGCATTAGGATATGTTTTCAGTGATCTTGCAAACAAATTGTCCTCAGAGGTTCTTGTATTAAGAATTTGCCACAGTTCAGTGTATGTGTGGCCTAACAATGGTATGACCACAGTTCCAGATCTGACTGATGAGTCTGCGTGTAAGGAGATAACACGATTTATCCA ATTTGATCAAGATGACGAGACCAAACGAAAGCCTGGCAAAAAGAAGGATAAGAAGTTACAAGATACG cagcagatagTCAATGTAGACCTCATGTTGGAAATGACATCTTCTTTAGCTGCTTTGGCTCCAGTCAttgaaagggaaaataaggAACACCACTACATAAATATGACATTACCAGTTGATGTTGTTGTATCTGTTTCTCCAGAAGAAACGTGGGGAAA GGTACAAAATCTCCTGGTGAAAGCAATTCATGGGCAATTAGATGACATGGAAAGATGTATCATGAAATACGTGAAAGGAACATCAATTGTGGTACCAGAACAATTTCATTTCATGTTACCAGGAAAAAATCATCTTGTAACAATCTCATATCCTACAGGTATTTCAGATGATCAACTGGAAAGTTACAGAAAG GAATTGCATGGGTTATACAATCTGCCTTGTGACAGACCATATTTCAAGAGAGCAAATGCTTATCATTTTCCAGATGAACCATATAAAGATGGATATCTCAGAAATCCACACGTACATCTTAATTCGCCTGGTATGGAGCCTGGTATG GTTTATTTAGTACATGGTGTGTATAGTTATCACCACTATATGCAGGATCGGACTGATGACAGTGGTTGGGGCTGTGCCTATAGGTCTTTGCAGACAATCTGCTCTTGGTTCAAGCACCAAGGTTACATTGACAGACCTATACCAACACACAAGGAAATTCAACAG GCACTGGTTGATGCTGGAGACAAGCCTGCAGCATTTGTTGGATCACGGCAATGGATTGGTTCAATTGAGGTACAGCTTGTTCTGAATCAGCTTTTTGGAATAACATCCAAAATATTATTTGTCAG CAAGGGTTCTGAACTAGCACTGCAGGGAAGAGAGCTTGCTAATCATTTCAAGACTGAGGGAACTCCAATTATGATTG GTGGAGGTATTTTAGCTCACACGATATTAGGAGTGGCTTGGAATGAGATTACAgggcaaataaaatatttgattcTAGACCCACATTACACCGGAGGAGAAGATCTGCATGCTGTTTTGGAAAAG GGCTGCTGTGGATGGAAGGGCCCGGAGTTTTGGAACAAGGATGCCTATTATAATCTGTGCCTACCTCAACGACCAAAAGCTATTTAA
- the UFSP2 gene encoding ufm1-specific protease 2 isoform X4 — translation MDILFRIRGGLDLAFQLATTDEASTKKALGYVFSDLANKLSSEVLVLRICHSSVYVWPNNGMTTVPDLTDESACKEITRFIQFDQDDETKRKPGKKKDKKLQDTQQIVNVDLMLEMTSSLAALAPVIERENKEHHYINMTLPVDVVVSVSPEETWGKVQNLLVKAIHGQLDDMERCIMKYVKGTSIVVPEQFHFMLPGKNHLVTISYPTGISDDQLESYRKELHGLYNLPCDRPYFKRANAYHFPDEPYKDGYLRNPHVHLNSPGMEPGMVYLVHGVYSYHHYMQDRTDDSGWGCAYRSLQTICSWFKHQGYIDRPIPTHKEIQQALVDAGDKPAAFVGSRQWIGSIEVQLVLNQLFGITSKILFVSKGSELALQGRELANHFKTEGTPIMIGGGILAHTILGVAWNEITGQIKYLILDPHYTGGEDLHAVLEKGCCGWKGPEFWNKDAYYNLCLPQRPKAI, via the exons ATGGATATACTCTTCAGAATAAGAGGAGGCTTGGATCTTGCATTTCAGCTAGCAACTACTGATG AGGCATCAACAAAAAAGGCATTAGGATATGTTTTCAGTGATCTTGCAAACAAATTGTCCTCAGAGGTTCTTGTATTAAGAATTTGCCACAGTTCAGTGTATGTGTGGCCTAACAATGGTATGACCACAGTTCCAGATCTGACTGATGAGTCTGCGTGTAAGGAGATAACACGATTTATCCA ATTTGATCAAGATGACGAGACCAAACGAAAGCCTGGCAAAAAGAAGGATAAGAAGTTACAAGATACG cagcagatagTCAATGTAGACCTCATGTTGGAAATGACATCTTCTTTAGCTGCTTTGGCTCCAGTCAttgaaagggaaaataaggAACACCACTACATAAATATGACATTACCAGTTGATGTTGTTGTATCTGTTTCTCCAGAAGAAACGTGGGGAAA GGTACAAAATCTCCTGGTGAAAGCAATTCATGGGCAATTAGATGACATGGAAAGATGTATCATGAAATACGTGAAAGGAACATCAATTGTGGTACCAGAACAATTTCATTTCATGTTACCAGGAAAAAATCATCTTGTAACAATCTCATATCCTACAGGTATTTCAGATGATCAACTGGAAAGTTACAGAAAG GAATTGCATGGGTTATACAATCTGCCTTGTGACAGACCATATTTCAAGAGAGCAAATGCTTATCATTTTCCAGATGAACCATATAAAGATGGATATCTCAGAAATCCACACGTACATCTTAATTCGCCTGGTATGGAGCCTGGTATG GTTTATTTAGTACATGGTGTGTATAGTTATCACCACTATATGCAGGATCGGACTGATGACAGTGGTTGGGGCTGTGCCTATAGGTCTTTGCAGACAATCTGCTCTTGGTTCAAGCACCAAGGTTACATTGACAGACCTATACCAACACACAAGGAAATTCAACAG GCACTGGTTGATGCTGGAGACAAGCCTGCAGCATTTGTTGGATCACGGCAATGGATTGGTTCAATTGAGGTACAGCTTGTTCTGAATCAGCTTTTTGGAATAACATCCAAAATATTATTTGTCAG CAAGGGTTCTGAACTAGCACTGCAGGGAAGAGAGCTTGCTAATCATTTCAAGACTGAGGGAACTCCAATTATGATTG GTGGAGGTATTTTAGCTCACACGATATTAGGAGTGGCTTGGAATGAGATTACAgggcaaataaaatatttgattcTAGACCCACATTACACCGGAGGAGAAGATCTGCATGCTGTTTTGGAAAAG GGCTGCTGTGGATGGAAGGGCCCGGAGTTTTGGAACAAGGATGCCTATTATAATCTGTGCCTACCTCAACGACCAAAAGCTATTTAA
- the UFSP2 gene encoding ufm1-specific protease 2 isoform X3, translating into MLRMFHLSTRKNFFTVQVILEAMDILFRIRGGLDLAFQLATTDEASTKKALGYVFSDLANKLSSEVLVLRICHSSVYVWPNNGMTTVPDLTDESACKEITRFIQFDQDDETKRKPGKKKDKKLQDTQIVNVDLMLEMTSSLAALAPVIERENKEHHYINMTLPVDVVVSVSPEETWGKVQNLLVKAIHGQLDDMERCIMKYVKGTSIVVPEQFHFMLPGKNHLVTISYPTGISDDQLESYRKELHGLYNLPCDRPYFKRANAYHFPDEPYKDGYLRNPHVHLNSPGMEPGMVYLVHGVYSYHHYMQDRTDDSGWGCAYRSLQTICSWFKHQGYIDRPIPTHKEIQQALVDAGDKPAAFVGSRQWIGSIEVQLVLNQLFGITSKILFVSKGSELALQGRELANHFKTEGTPIMIGGGILAHTILGVAWNEITGQIKYLILDPHYTGGEDLHAVLEKGCCGWKGPEFWNKDAYYNLCLPQRPKAI; encoded by the exons ATGCTTAGGATGTTCCACCTGAGcacgaggaagaacttctttactgtacag gTAATTCTAGAAGCTATGGATATACTCTTCAGAATAAGAGGAGGCTTGGATCTTGCATTTCAGCTAGCAACTACTGATG AGGCATCAACAAAAAAGGCATTAGGATATGTTTTCAGTGATCTTGCAAACAAATTGTCCTCAGAGGTTCTTGTATTAAGAATTTGCCACAGTTCAGTGTATGTGTGGCCTAACAATGGTATGACCACAGTTCCAGATCTGACTGATGAGTCTGCGTGTAAGGAGATAACACGATTTATCCA ATTTGATCAAGATGACGAGACCAAACGAAAGCCTGGCAAAAAGAAGGATAAGAAGTTACAAGATACG cagatagTCAATGTAGACCTCATGTTGGAAATGACATCTTCTTTAGCTGCTTTGGCTCCAGTCAttgaaagggaaaataaggAACACCACTACATAAATATGACATTACCAGTTGATGTTGTTGTATCTGTTTCTCCAGAAGAAACGTGGGGAAA GGTACAAAATCTCCTGGTGAAAGCAATTCATGGGCAATTAGATGACATGGAAAGATGTATCATGAAATACGTGAAAGGAACATCAATTGTGGTACCAGAACAATTTCATTTCATGTTACCAGGAAAAAATCATCTTGTAACAATCTCATATCCTACAGGTATTTCAGATGATCAACTGGAAAGTTACAGAAAG GAATTGCATGGGTTATACAATCTGCCTTGTGACAGACCATATTTCAAGAGAGCAAATGCTTATCATTTTCCAGATGAACCATATAAAGATGGATATCTCAGAAATCCACACGTACATCTTAATTCGCCTGGTATGGAGCCTGGTATG GTTTATTTAGTACATGGTGTGTATAGTTATCACCACTATATGCAGGATCGGACTGATGACAGTGGTTGGGGCTGTGCCTATAGGTCTTTGCAGACAATCTGCTCTTGGTTCAAGCACCAAGGTTACATTGACAGACCTATACCAACACACAAGGAAATTCAACAG GCACTGGTTGATGCTGGAGACAAGCCTGCAGCATTTGTTGGATCACGGCAATGGATTGGTTCAATTGAGGTACAGCTTGTTCTGAATCAGCTTTTTGGAATAACATCCAAAATATTATTTGTCAG CAAGGGTTCTGAACTAGCACTGCAGGGAAGAGAGCTTGCTAATCATTTCAAGACTGAGGGAACTCCAATTATGATTG GTGGAGGTATTTTAGCTCACACGATATTAGGAGTGGCTTGGAATGAGATTACAgggcaaataaaatatttgattcTAGACCCACATTACACCGGAGGAGAAGATCTGCATGCTGTTTTGGAAAAG GGCTGCTGTGGATGGAAGGGCCCGGAGTTTTGGAACAAGGATGCCTATTATAATCTGTGCCTACCTCAACGACCAAAAGCTATTTAA
- the UFSP2 gene encoding ufm1-specific protease 2 isoform X1, giving the protein MLRMFHLSTRKNFFTVQVILEAMDILFRIRGGLDLAFQLATTDEASTKKALGYVFSDLANKLSSEVLVLRICHSSVYVWPNNGMTTVPDLTDESACKEITRFIQFDQDDETKRKPGKKKDKKLQDTQQIVNVDLMLEMTSSLAALAPVIERENKEHHYINMTLPVDVVVSVSPEETWGKVQNLLVKAIHGQLDDMERCIMKYVKGTSIVVPEQFHFMLPGKNHLVTISYPTGISDDQLESYRKELHGLYNLPCDRPYFKRANAYHFPDEPYKDGYLRNPHVHLNSPGMEPGMVYLVHGVYSYHHYMQDRTDDSGWGCAYRSLQTICSWFKHQGYIDRPIPTHKEIQQALVDAGDKPAAFVGSRQWIGSIEVQLVLNQLFGITSKILFVSKGSELALQGRELANHFKTEGTPIMIGGGILAHTILGVAWNEITGQIKYLILDPHYTGGEDLHAVLEKGCCGWKGPEFWNKDAYYNLCLPQRPKAI; this is encoded by the exons ATGCTTAGGATGTTCCACCTGAGcacgaggaagaacttctttactgtacag gTAATTCTAGAAGCTATGGATATACTCTTCAGAATAAGAGGAGGCTTGGATCTTGCATTTCAGCTAGCAACTACTGATG AGGCATCAACAAAAAAGGCATTAGGATATGTTTTCAGTGATCTTGCAAACAAATTGTCCTCAGAGGTTCTTGTATTAAGAATTTGCCACAGTTCAGTGTATGTGTGGCCTAACAATGGTATGACCACAGTTCCAGATCTGACTGATGAGTCTGCGTGTAAGGAGATAACACGATTTATCCA ATTTGATCAAGATGACGAGACCAAACGAAAGCCTGGCAAAAAGAAGGATAAGAAGTTACAAGATACG cagcagatagTCAATGTAGACCTCATGTTGGAAATGACATCTTCTTTAGCTGCTTTGGCTCCAGTCAttgaaagggaaaataaggAACACCACTACATAAATATGACATTACCAGTTGATGTTGTTGTATCTGTTTCTCCAGAAGAAACGTGGGGAAA GGTACAAAATCTCCTGGTGAAAGCAATTCATGGGCAATTAGATGACATGGAAAGATGTATCATGAAATACGTGAAAGGAACATCAATTGTGGTACCAGAACAATTTCATTTCATGTTACCAGGAAAAAATCATCTTGTAACAATCTCATATCCTACAGGTATTTCAGATGATCAACTGGAAAGTTACAGAAAG GAATTGCATGGGTTATACAATCTGCCTTGTGACAGACCATATTTCAAGAGAGCAAATGCTTATCATTTTCCAGATGAACCATATAAAGATGGATATCTCAGAAATCCACACGTACATCTTAATTCGCCTGGTATGGAGCCTGGTATG GTTTATTTAGTACATGGTGTGTATAGTTATCACCACTATATGCAGGATCGGACTGATGACAGTGGTTGGGGCTGTGCCTATAGGTCTTTGCAGACAATCTGCTCTTGGTTCAAGCACCAAGGTTACATTGACAGACCTATACCAACACACAAGGAAATTCAACAG GCACTGGTTGATGCTGGAGACAAGCCTGCAGCATTTGTTGGATCACGGCAATGGATTGGTTCAATTGAGGTACAGCTTGTTCTGAATCAGCTTTTTGGAATAACATCCAAAATATTATTTGTCAG CAAGGGTTCTGAACTAGCACTGCAGGGAAGAGAGCTTGCTAATCATTTCAAGACTGAGGGAACTCCAATTATGATTG GTGGAGGTATTTTAGCTCACACGATATTAGGAGTGGCTTGGAATGAGATTACAgggcaaataaaatatttgattcTAGACCCACATTACACCGGAGGAGAAGATCTGCATGCTGTTTTGGAAAAG GGCTGCTGTGGATGGAAGGGCCCGGAGTTTTGGAACAAGGATGCCTATTATAATCTGTGCCTACCTCAACGACCAAAAGCTATTTAA
- the UFSP2 gene encoding ufm1-specific protease 2 isoform X5: MLRMFHLSTRKNFFTVQVILEAMDILFRIRGGLDLAFQLATTDEASTKKALGYVFSDLANKLSSEVLVLRICHSSVYVWPNNGMTTVPDLTDESACKEITRFIQFDQDDETKRKPGKKKDKKLQDTQQIVNVDLMLEMTSSLAALAPVIERENKEHHYINMTLPVDVVVSVSPEETWGKVQNLLVKAIHGQLDDMERCIMKYVKGTSIVVPEQFHFMLPGKNHLVTISYPTGISDDQLESYRKELHGLYNLPCDRPYFKRANAYHFPDEPYKDGYLRNPHVHLNSPGMEPGMALVDAGDKPAAFVGSRQWIGSIEVQLVLNQLFGITSKILFVSKGSELALQGRELANHFKTEGTPIMIGGGILAHTILGVAWNEITGQIKYLILDPHYTGGEDLHAVLEKGCCGWKGPEFWNKDAYYNLCLPQRPKAI, encoded by the exons ATGCTTAGGATGTTCCACCTGAGcacgaggaagaacttctttactgtacag gTAATTCTAGAAGCTATGGATATACTCTTCAGAATAAGAGGAGGCTTGGATCTTGCATTTCAGCTAGCAACTACTGATG AGGCATCAACAAAAAAGGCATTAGGATATGTTTTCAGTGATCTTGCAAACAAATTGTCCTCAGAGGTTCTTGTATTAAGAATTTGCCACAGTTCAGTGTATGTGTGGCCTAACAATGGTATGACCACAGTTCCAGATCTGACTGATGAGTCTGCGTGTAAGGAGATAACACGATTTATCCA ATTTGATCAAGATGACGAGACCAAACGAAAGCCTGGCAAAAAGAAGGATAAGAAGTTACAAGATACG cagcagatagTCAATGTAGACCTCATGTTGGAAATGACATCTTCTTTAGCTGCTTTGGCTCCAGTCAttgaaagggaaaataaggAACACCACTACATAAATATGACATTACCAGTTGATGTTGTTGTATCTGTTTCTCCAGAAGAAACGTGGGGAAA GGTACAAAATCTCCTGGTGAAAGCAATTCATGGGCAATTAGATGACATGGAAAGATGTATCATGAAATACGTGAAAGGAACATCAATTGTGGTACCAGAACAATTTCATTTCATGTTACCAGGAAAAAATCATCTTGTAACAATCTCATATCCTACAGGTATTTCAGATGATCAACTGGAAAGTTACAGAAAG GAATTGCATGGGTTATACAATCTGCCTTGTGACAGACCATATTTCAAGAGAGCAAATGCTTATCATTTTCCAGATGAACCATATAAAGATGGATATCTCAGAAATCCACACGTACATCTTAATTCGCCTGGTATGGAGCCTGGTATG GCACTGGTTGATGCTGGAGACAAGCCTGCAGCATTTGTTGGATCACGGCAATGGATTGGTTCAATTGAGGTACAGCTTGTTCTGAATCAGCTTTTTGGAATAACATCCAAAATATTATTTGTCAG CAAGGGTTCTGAACTAGCACTGCAGGGAAGAGAGCTTGCTAATCATTTCAAGACTGAGGGAACTCCAATTATGATTG GTGGAGGTATTTTAGCTCACACGATATTAGGAGTGGCTTGGAATGAGATTACAgggcaaataaaatatttgattcTAGACCCACATTACACCGGAGGAGAAGATCTGCATGCTGTTTTGGAAAAG GGCTGCTGTGGATGGAAGGGCCCGGAGTTTTGGAACAAGGATGCCTATTATAATCTGTGCCTACCTCAACGACCAAAAGCTATTTAA